One window of Dyadobacter sandarakinus genomic DNA carries:
- a CDS encoding CBM96 family carbohydrate-binding protein, with protein MNKILQIVLLLVLSTIPGWSQTCSVPVFKTQAEVDNFSTNYPGCTVLGGVGIISTNITNLDGLRNVTRITGNLRIEHNPDLVSIAGLSSLEQLDGSLNIEDNDNLLTLAGLEKLVRPLQDISVVSNEKLTNITALSGVTRIMKSLSVGANPALTSLEGLHNVSKVFKAVSITQNDMIRDLNGLRRLKEVDYLWVGNNKNIKNLKGLARLESVNSNLEISGNSTLTGISELAQLKNANSTVITNNPLLSDCAVRIVCDKVKSGNIRVSGNAPGCATNDEVRLYAICNPQTLVRINAGGPAFTTATQKLFVADQYYAGIDRTSSIASGDILYTTNDVLYRSGRCSPSFSYNIPVINEVVNVTLHFAETYFGAPGKKGGAGSRQFNVDIEGSRKLTNYDIFAQAGGALRAVQLTIPVTVTDGMLNIDFLTGAADLPRVSAIEVTPAPLVPVADAMVNTGARKSENFSQRYYLSVVHLLNAGSNNNGNDLAYLKFQLPAKKAEITSAKLRLYTYNGVSKSVVDIHAYGVNDDSWTEQAITGNNAPAASTSSLGSMTVDNAPQYREIDVTSYVNAQRQSGDVLVSFVLDDPNKTGTRVIINSKEAGSNPPQLIYQTTPIVQTQNGTARVGQEEVVTEAQEKQFSTVYPNPVKDQFTISLSPEHAGPITFEMVNAAGKSYFISVNHNVKPGEKAEVNLGGKALSAGIYLLKVKSDALTEVVKVLVTE; from the coding sequence ATGAACAAGATTTTACAAATTGTATTACTGCTGGTCCTTTCAACAATCCCGGGCTGGTCGCAGACATGTAGTGTTCCTGTGTTTAAAACGCAGGCGGAAGTTGACAATTTTAGCACTAACTATCCGGGTTGTACTGTCCTTGGCGGTGTGGGTATCATTTCAACAAATATTACAAACCTGGACGGACTGCGCAATGTGACACGGATCACCGGAAATCTGAGGATTGAGCATAATCCAGATCTGGTCAGCATTGCAGGTTTGTCTTCCCTGGAGCAACTGGACGGCTCACTTAATATCGAAGACAATGATAACCTGCTTACCCTTGCCGGCTTGGAAAAACTTGTGCGGCCGCTACAGGATATCAGCGTTGTTTCCAATGAGAAGCTTACAAATATCACTGCACTGAGTGGCGTCACCCGAATCATGAAGAGTTTGTCCGTCGGAGCAAATCCGGCATTGACCAGCCTGGAGGGACTTCACAATGTCAGCAAGGTATTTAAAGCCGTTTCCATAACGCAAAACGACATGATCAGGGATTTGAACGGCCTCAGGAGACTTAAAGAAGTTGATTATTTGTGGGTCGGTAATAACAAGAACATCAAAAACCTGAAAGGATTAGCGCGGCTTGAATCAGTGAATTCAAATCTTGAAATTTCAGGCAATAGCACATTAACCGGCATTTCGGAGCTGGCTCAATTGAAAAATGCCAATTCTACTGTTATTACCAACAACCCGCTCTTGTCCGATTGTGCTGTCAGGATCGTTTGTGATAAGGTTAAATCGGGCAATATCAGAGTATCAGGAAATGCGCCGGGTTGTGCTACCAATGACGAAGTCAGGTTGTATGCGATCTGTAATCCTCAAACGCTGGTGCGCATCAATGCCGGCGGACCGGCTTTTACGACTGCGACCCAGAAGCTGTTTGTCGCTGATCAGTATTATGCCGGTATCGACCGGACGAGTTCCATAGCATCGGGAGATATTCTCTATACGACCAATGATGTGCTTTACCGCTCCGGACGCTGCTCGCCTTCCTTCAGCTATAACATTCCGGTGATCAATGAGGTGGTGAATGTGACCCTTCACTTCGCAGAGACCTATTTTGGCGCGCCGGGCAAAAAAGGCGGTGCAGGCAGCAGGCAGTTTAATGTTGACATAGAAGGAAGCCGCAAGCTGACCAATTATGACATTTTTGCCCAGGCGGGCGGAGCACTGCGTGCAGTTCAGCTAACAATTCCGGTAACGGTCACCGACGGCATGCTAAACATCGATTTTCTCACGGGAGCGGCTGACCTTCCAAGAGTGTCGGCCATCGAAGTTACTCCTGCTCCTTTGGTACCCGTGGCTGATGCTATGGTGAATACGGGTGCGCGTAAAAGTGAGAATTTCAGCCAAAGGTACTATTTAAGTGTTGTTCATTTGCTCAATGCAGGATCCAACAATAACGGCAACGACTTAGCCTATTTGAAATTCCAGCTCCCTGCCAAAAAGGCTGAAATTACCTCAGCCAAACTACGCCTTTATACGTATAACGGGGTCAGTAAAAGTGTCGTTGACATTCATGCTTATGGCGTCAATGACGATAGCTGGACGGAGCAGGCCATTACCGGAAACAATGCACCTGCCGCGTCAACTTCGTCACTTGGATCAATGACCGTCGATAATGCTCCTCAATACCGTGAGATAGATGTGACCAGTTATGTCAATGCACAGCGGCAATCCGGTGACGTACTGGTAAGTTTTGTGTTAGACGATCCAAACAAAACGGGTACCCGGGTGATCATCAACAGCAAGGAAGCGGGCAGCAACCCGCCCCAGCTCATCTATCAGACTACACCCATTGTCCAGACTCAAAATGGTACTGCACGCGTAGGACAGGAAGAAGTTGTGACCGAAGCTCAGGAAAAACAATTTTCAACTGTTTACCCTAATCCTGTCAAAGATCAGTTTACGATTTCCCTTTCGCCTGAACATGCCGGGCCCATTACATTTGAAATGGTAAATGCAGCTGGTAAAAGTTATTTTATCTCGGTAAACCACAATGTGAAACCTGGTGAAAAAGCAGAAGTTAATCTGGGCGGAAAAGCTCTCAGCGCGGGTATTTATTTGTTGAAAGTAAAGTCTGATGCATTGACAGAGGTAGTGAAAGTGCTTGTGACGGAATAG
- a CDS encoding T9SS type A sorting domain-containing protein, protein MKYILLNVTLFFLSITILLAQPAIQWDKTIGSPSNTTTFAITKNTIVVQTSDGGYIFAQVSNAGIAGDKTENSRGERDFWIVKVSANGTKQWDKTIGGPDADYDPSIHQTTDGGFIIGGTSGSSIGGEKSESSRGLSDYWVVKLDQDGNKAWDKTIGSTDSDYLVDVQQTSDGGYILGGWTNGGIGGDKTEPALEVEDHWRNCDYWIVKLSPTGNIVWDKTLGTPDPDRMRCMTLTSDGGFIFAGGDESWIEYEDSGYRLMKVAASGTKVWEKVVQGTGSAEIHDIEQTPDGGFILGGTSNQRAGGDQAEDSHSDYWIVKLNADLTVAWTNLLNTLFYDDARGPNYFADLAQTSDGGYAVLGYSSEPGLGDKSENSRNGTWDYWLVKLNASGTQVWDKVLGGGGYDNARAIISTADGGLLLAGNSNSDAGFEKTDNKKGLSDLWIVKLAPEPPLPVRLASFTARKELSSTSLSWQTSSETQSDHFEIEHSVNAKTWNHIASVNALGESEVLHNYHFTHVNPANGNNYYRLKMVDTDGSFTYSKAEQVSFQFEFDVNVYPNPVAEYIHVEAADWSKVKGLQVLNNQGKALYSSGSRPSYDISARSLAPGLYFIKVTLTDGSETTRKIVVGQ, encoded by the coding sequence ATGAAATACATTTTACTCAACGTTACCCTTTTCTTCCTGTCTATCACAATCCTTCTAGCTCAGCCCGCCATTCAGTGGGATAAGACCATCGGCTCTCCGTCTAATACAACCACATTCGCTATCACAAAGAATACGATAGTTGTGCAAACCAGTGATGGAGGATATATTTTCGCTCAGGTGTCTAACGCTGGTATTGCCGGTGATAAAACTGAAAACAGCCGTGGGGAAAGGGATTTCTGGATTGTTAAGGTGTCCGCCAATGGTACCAAACAGTGGGATAAGACGATCGGCGGTCCGGATGCAGATTATGACCCTTCAATACATCAGACGACCGATGGGGGCTTTATAATTGGTGGGACATCAGGTTCGTCGATAGGCGGCGAGAAGTCAGAAAGTAGCCGCGGATTGTCTGATTATTGGGTAGTCAAGCTGGATCAAGACGGCAACAAGGCTTGGGACAAAACAATAGGAAGCACTGACAGTGACTATCTGGTTGATGTTCAACAAACTTCCGATGGCGGATATATTTTGGGGGGATGGACGAACGGAGGTATCGGAGGAGACAAGACGGAGCCGGCGTTAGAAGTTGAAGATCACTGGCGAAACTGTGATTATTGGATCGTGAAGCTATCGCCTACCGGCAATATCGTTTGGGATAAGACGCTTGGCACCCCCGATCCAGATAGGATGCGGTGTATGACGCTAACTTCTGATGGAGGATTTATTTTTGCTGGTGGCGATGAGTCGTGGATTGAATATGAAGACAGTGGTTACAGGCTGATGAAAGTTGCTGCGAGTGGCACCAAGGTTTGGGAAAAGGTCGTTCAGGGAACTGGTAGCGCCGAAATTCATGACATTGAACAAACACCGGATGGAGGTTTTATACTTGGCGGGACATCTAATCAACGTGCAGGTGGAGACCAGGCCGAAGACTCTCATTCTGATTACTGGATTGTAAAACTTAATGCAGATTTGACTGTTGCCTGGACTAATTTATTAAATACGCTATTTTATGACGATGCGAGGGGGCCCAATTATTTTGCAGATCTGGCCCAAACTTCAGATGGCGGGTACGCGGTACTTGGTTATTCGAGTGAGCCGGGGTTGGGAGATAAATCAGAAAATTCACGTAATGGAACGTGGGACTATTGGCTAGTAAAGCTAAATGCATCAGGTACGCAGGTATGGGATAAGGTCCTCGGCGGGGGCGGGTACGATAATGCAAGAGCTATTATCAGCACAGCAGACGGTGGATTATTGCTGGCGGGCAATTCAAATTCAGATGCCGGCTTTGAAAAAACGGACAATAAGAAAGGTTTGTCTGATTTATGGATAGTCAAACTTGCGCCGGAACCTCCGCTGCCTGTCAGGCTCGCAAGTTTCACTGCCCGAAAGGAATTGAGCAGCACAAGTCTTTCCTGGCAAACTTCCTCCGAAACCCAAAGCGACCACTTTGAAATTGAGCATAGTGTAAATGCAAAAACCTGGAACCACATTGCCAGCGTGAATGCATTGGGTGAAAGTGAAGTGCTGCACAATTACCATTTTACCCATGTCAATCCGGCAAATGGCAACAACTACTATCGCCTGAAAATGGTGGATACAGATGGAAGTTTCACTTACTCAAAAGCGGAGCAGGTGAGCTTTCAATTTGAGTTTGACGTCAACGTTTATCCCAACCCGGTAGCGGAGTACATTCATGTAGAGGCAGCCGACTGGTCAAAAGTAAAAGGCCTGCAAGTCCTGAACAACCAGGGAAAAGCACTTTACAGCTCAGGAAGCAGACCTTCTTACGATATCAGTGCCAGGTCATTGGCACCCGGCTTATATTTTATCAAAGTAACCCTTACGGACGGCTCGGAAACAACCCGAAAGATTGTGGTAGGGCAGTAA
- a CDS encoding CBM96 family carbohydrate-binding protein, translated as MRQFLLRLQFLMICLGLSATLCAQSDETPSFSQTTLRINAGGDNFTTGTKQHYISDMYYAGINRTTYNPGAIIVGTTSDALYWTARSSPAFSYNIPVVNGEVTVTLHFAETYFGVPGTKGEKGGVGSRRFHVNVEGKRQLTNYDIFAKAGGAMRANKISFPATVTDNVLNIDFLTGAADQPKVCAIEVRTQNLTFSPIADAFVRGGIYSDANFGTSPNLDVKTLSNDPEISRDSYIKFPMPSPETPIVSAKLRLYGHNHQDARKIDVFVYEVNDNSWTETGITLNNAPELSPRAHGITTVNDGYQYYEFNVTRFVSESRQLGSTEVSFRISDPNDRNARFIFNSKEAGSNPPQLVIQTVYGNARLGQEEIVSEAQEKQPSTVFPNPIKGQFTVALSAEHAGPISFEMINAAGKSRTISAPQNAKPGESAEFNIAGQSFNTGIYLLKIKSDTFTEVVKTLISE; from the coding sequence ATGAGACAATTTTTACTTCGCTTACAATTTCTGATGATTTGCCTCGGCTTGTCTGCAACGCTGTGTGCCCAGTCTGACGAAACCCCATCATTCTCACAAACCACCCTTCGCATCAATGCCGGCGGCGATAACTTCACTACGGGCACCAAACAGCATTATATCAGCGACATGTACTACGCCGGCATTAACCGCACCACCTACAATCCAGGAGCCATCATCGTGGGCACGACCAGCGATGCACTTTACTGGACAGCGCGTAGCTCGCCTGCATTCAGCTATAATATTCCGGTGGTTAATGGTGAGGTAACCGTCACGCTGCATTTTGCAGAAACGTATTTCGGGGTTCCCGGTACGAAGGGCGAAAAGGGTGGCGTGGGCAGCCGAAGGTTCCACGTCAATGTAGAAGGCAAGCGTCAGCTGACCAACTATGACATCTTTGCAAAGGCGGGCGGAGCGATGCGCGCCAACAAGATCTCTTTTCCGGCAACAGTTACGGACAATGTTCTGAATATTGATTTTCTGACCGGAGCAGCCGATCAGCCCAAGGTTTGCGCCATTGAAGTGCGGACTCAAAATTTGACATTTTCACCGATTGCAGATGCATTTGTGCGGGGCGGTATTTACAGTGATGCCAATTTTGGAACAAGCCCAAATCTGGATGTCAAGACCCTCTCCAACGATCCTGAAATAAGTCGCGACTCCTACATCAAGTTTCCAATGCCTTCGCCGGAAACACCCATCGTTTCTGCCAAGCTGCGCCTTTACGGGCATAACCATCAGGATGCAAGAAAGATTGACGTTTTTGTATACGAGGTCAATGATAATAGCTGGACCGAAACCGGCATAACCCTAAACAACGCTCCGGAACTATCGCCTCGCGCCCATGGTATCACGACTGTCAATGATGGTTACCAATACTATGAATTCAATGTGACACGCTTTGTGAGTGAAAGCCGGCAGCTTGGTAGCACTGAGGTAAGCTTCCGTATCAGTGATCCCAATGACCGGAATGCCAGGTTTATCTTCAACAGCAAAGAAGCAGGATCAAATCCACCGCAGCTCGTTATCCAGACTGTCTATGGTAACGCGAGACTTGGCCAGGAAGAGATCGTTTCGGAAGCGCAGGAGAAGCAGCCTTCAACTGTTTTCCCCAATCCCATTAAAGGTCAGTTTACAGTAGCGCTGTCTGCGGAACATGCCGGGCCGATTTCGTTCGAAATGATCAACGCAGCTGGTAAAAGCCGCACGATCTCGGCACCTCAAAATGCCAAGCCTGGTGAAAGTGCAGAATTTAACATCGCCGGACAATCATTTAACACCGGCATTTATCTCCTGAAAATAAAGTCGGATACGTTCACTGAGGTAGTTAAGACGCTTATATCAGAGTGA
- a CDS encoding T9SS type A sorting domain-containing protein → MKKTLSTAIFTALSGIASAQLPALYNNGAILYVSKDTYVQVNGDFINREGSNLENGGILATNGNVINDVPMTQADAGELLLEGNTPAIIGGSPIFATNVTVNNPAGFTLNTPLRISGQMTFTAGVLTIPDSINAFIFESGASVNPSVSPSNLSHINGFISREGNGPFTYPSGNGAIYQPVGVNLTANSDGLVARYVAGNAGDGPFTTKGSSSTPLVARNMLEYWSLSPVGNATGTVTIYWDEDNNTGIANTADLAVAHLSGGNWLNEGANGTSGTTNTGFVVSNSISTWSPFTLGSTANSSPLPVRLIAFTARQTEGAVALKWRIADAKAFSHFEIERALNAKAFEKVGQVAYDGSMDFNFTDIKAMSSLATELYYRLKLVDSDGSFAYSGIESVSTQDAFDVVAYPNPVVETIYLKAPEWSKVSGVKLFNSQGQVLYSSGSNPPQHISAKALKTGFYFVRLTHADGTETTRKIAIEH, encoded by the coding sequence ATGAAAAAGACATTATCAACAGCAATTTTCACTGCATTAAGCGGTATTGCTTCTGCTCAGCTGCCTGCTTTGTACAATAACGGTGCTATACTATACGTCTCGAAAGATACTTACGTACAGGTCAATGGTGATTTTATCAATCGGGAGGGTAGCAACCTCGAAAATGGCGGTATTCTTGCCACCAACGGGAACGTAATCAATGATGTACCCATGACGCAGGCCGATGCCGGAGAGCTGCTTTTAGAGGGTAATACGCCGGCGATCATCGGGGGAAGTCCCATCTTTGCTACCAATGTGACCGTTAACAATCCCGCCGGTTTCACGCTGAACACACCCTTGCGCATTAGCGGTCAGATGACATTCACCGCAGGTGTGCTAACGATTCCTGACTCAATCAATGCTTTCATATTTGAATCAGGCGCGTCCGTCAACCCGTCCGTTTCGCCTTCTAACCTGAGTCACATCAATGGCTTCATCAGCAGGGAAGGTAACGGACCATTTACCTATCCGAGCGGGAATGGTGCTATTTACCAGCCAGTCGGTGTAAATTTAACTGCTAACAGCGATGGCCTGGTAGCCCGGTACGTAGCGGGGAATGCAGGTGATGGACCGTTTACCACTAAAGGAAGCAGTTCAACACCACTAGTTGCGCGCAATATGCTTGAGTACTGGTCACTCTCACCAGTGGGAAACGCTACGGGTACTGTCACCATCTATTGGGACGAAGACAATAATACCGGTATTGCCAATACGGCCGACCTGGCAGTAGCGCACCTGTCTGGTGGCAACTGGTTAAATGAAGGTGCAAATGGAACGTCGGGCACAACCAATACAGGATTTGTTGTCAGTAATAGCATAAGCACATGGAGTCCGTTTACCCTGGGAAGTACTGCCAATTCCTCACCCCTGCCTGTCAGATTGATTGCCTTTACAGCGCGCCAGACAGAAGGTGCCGTTGCGCTGAAATGGCGAATTGCCGACGCGAAAGCGTTCAGTCATTTTGAGATTGAGCGGGCTTTGAACGCGAAAGCATTCGAGAAAGTGGGGCAGGTTGCATATGATGGAAGTATGGATTTCAACTTTACAGATATAAAGGCAATGTCATCCCTGGCAACCGAGCTGTACTACCGCCTGAAGCTGGTTGACAGTGATGGCTCCTTTGCGTACTCCGGAATTGAAAGTGTGAGTACACAAGATGCCTTTGATGTGGTAGCCTATCCCAATCCGGTCGTGGAAACGATTTACCTGAAAGCCCCGGAATGGTCGAAGGTATCCGGCGTAAAACTGTTTAACAGCCAGGGTCAGGTGCTGTACAGCTCCGGCAGTAATCCTCCGCAGCATATCAGTGCCAAAGCTTTGAAAACGGGCTTTTACTTCGTCAGGCTCACCCATGCAGACGGGACCGAGACGACGCGAAAGATTGCTATTGAACATTAA
- a CDS encoding CBM96 family carbohydrate-binding protein yields MESMLPTFFCRAKRIFRRLVLTTGSSNGGSDFKTRLNSKFAGPWLMIFLFIAANLSAQPALMWNKTFGGNNRDVLRQMEQTTDGGYILGGTTESDISGDKTQASKGSADFWVVKVSANGTKEWDKTFGGSGFDELIAVHQTRDGGYILGGRSDSNAGGDKSSNDRRLTAGGRGDYWIVKISATGIKQWDKTIGGTGSDYLTSVRQTPDNGYLLAGFSESGVGGEKSQPALETTFPRDNWLVKISETGNKVWDRTFGTTYQDAMLSMDVTEDGGCLVSGNVIGQETNLQWYLAKFSPTGTRLWEKLISTNGNDLLQEAHMTSDGGYILGASAQRPHNDYIVAKLNTNAEVVWNKAFSGLATDFSTSIDILASVIQTKDGGYLVGGYSSGDAGSAKSEDSKGLDDYWVIKLYPDGTKQWDKSVGGTSYDYLASVIQTKDDGYALGGYSTSPAGKDKTEGSRGGFDMWITKLAPESNNKYLIFSSGTLNFRLENGTSKASKTVMLAASADSTAVTFTKSANSNWLTLPAAALGQLTFGINAAGLSPGSYTAKVTASAPGYRNAILMVELTVKPVNTGTTVRINAGGAAFTTVGGKLFSADRYFSGIDRIHTIPAGDILKTEDDALYRSERSATSFSYNIPVKNGEYVVVLHFAEIYFGAPGGPKASPRQRLFNIDIEGLNRASEYNISAYAGGPMRAVQEEYTQVVVSDGLLNIDFLNAGANLPSVAAIEVVPASEYISTIVLSPLADVHVRDSELAAQNFGASELLEVKSANGNGNRNTYLQFSVTGLYEPKLIISAKLRVYGYNVENNTNVNVSAYGIDNDEWTESGINWQNAPMAGLIPEGYTNVNAENKYYEIDVTNYVRAQVGDDGFVSLMLKNPTLRNRKLYFHSKENPSGNAPQLVILTNGAYTTPNRMNMERTNPATTLKQENKKSIIYPNPVKKQLVLTLSDKHQGAVRLQLINGLGTAYELAAPRVNEGKVEVDISGLPLSKGIYLLKVGSATATEVLKVLVTQ; encoded by the coding sequence ATGGAATCAATGCTACCTACTTTCTTTTGCCGGGCAAAAAGAATTTTCCGCCGGCTTGTTTTAACAACTGGATCTTCAAATGGGGGATCTGATTTTAAAACCCGCCTGAATTCGAAGTTTGCGGGACCCTGGCTGATGATCTTCCTTTTTATTGCGGCTAACCTGAGTGCGCAGCCTGCCTTAATGTGGAACAAAACCTTTGGCGGTAATAACAGGGACGTGCTTCGTCAAATGGAGCAGACCACCGACGGCGGCTACATCCTGGGTGGAACGACCGAGTCGGATATCAGTGGTGACAAGACACAGGCCAGTAAGGGCAGTGCTGACTTCTGGGTAGTAAAGGTGTCGGCAAATGGTACGAAAGAGTGGGACAAAACCTTTGGGGGCAGTGGCTTCGATGAGCTTATAGCTGTTCACCAGACGAGGGACGGCGGCTACATTCTGGGGGGAAGGTCCGACTCCAATGCGGGCGGTGATAAAAGCAGCAACGACCGCAGGCTTACCGCAGGCGGACGAGGTGATTACTGGATTGTGAAAATATCAGCGACCGGGATCAAACAGTGGGATAAAACCATTGGCGGAACAGGCAGTGACTATCTTACATCGGTCAGGCAGACGCCCGATAATGGATACCTCCTGGCCGGGTTTTCTGAATCTGGTGTCGGCGGTGAAAAGTCGCAGCCTGCGCTGGAAACTACATTCCCGCGTGATAATTGGCTTGTGAAGATTTCTGAAACCGGCAATAAGGTCTGGGACCGGACTTTTGGTACAACCTACCAGGATGCCATGCTTTCCATGGATGTAACCGAAGATGGCGGATGCCTTGTTTCCGGCAATGTGATTGGTCAGGAAACAAACCTGCAATGGTACCTGGCCAAATTCAGCCCGACGGGTACACGTCTTTGGGAAAAATTAATTTCAACAAACGGAAATGACCTCTTACAGGAAGCCCACATGACCAGCGATGGCGGGTATATCCTGGGTGCGAGTGCCCAGCGACCACACAATGATTACATTGTTGCAAAATTGAATACAAATGCAGAGGTCGTCTGGAACAAGGCATTCAGCGGTCTGGCTACCGATTTCTCGACCAGTATTGACATCCTGGCGAGTGTAATACAAACCAAAGATGGAGGGTATCTGGTAGGGGGGTATTCCTCAGGGGATGCGGGTAGTGCCAAATCGGAGGACTCGAAAGGACTTGATGACTATTGGGTGATCAAACTTTATCCTGACGGCACCAAGCAGTGGGACAAGTCAGTGGGAGGTACTTCTTACGATTATCTCGCCAGCGTGATCCAGACCAAAGATGACGGCTATGCCTTGGGCGGATACTCCACTTCACCAGCCGGAAAGGACAAAACAGAAGGTTCCAGGGGCGGCTTTGATATGTGGATCACGAAGCTGGCGCCGGAGTCAAACAACAAATACCTTATTTTTTCAAGTGGTACTCTGAATTTCAGACTCGAAAATGGTACCAGTAAGGCGTCTAAGACAGTCATGCTCGCGGCCAGTGCGGATTCTACTGCCGTAACCTTTACCAAATCGGCCAATAGTAACTGGCTTACACTTCCTGCGGCTGCGCTGGGTCAGCTTACGTTCGGGATTAATGCGGCTGGCCTGTCGCCTGGAAGTTACACTGCCAAAGTCACTGCATCAGCCCCAGGGTACCGGAACGCCATACTTATGGTGGAACTTACCGTGAAGCCGGTCAATACCGGTACGACGGTGCGCATCAATGCAGGTGGTGCCGCATTTACTACTGTGGGCGGGAAATTGTTCAGTGCAGACCGATATTTCAGCGGCATTGATCGCATTCATACCATCCCTGCCGGCGATATTCTGAAAACAGAGGATGATGCACTCTACCGCTCTGAGCGGAGCGCAACTTCGTTCAGCTACAATATTCCGGTTAAAAATGGGGAATACGTGGTCGTACTGCACTTTGCAGAGATCTACTTTGGTGCGCCGGGAGGGCCCAAGGCTTCACCCCGCCAGCGTCTTTTCAACATTGATATCGAAGGTCTCAACCGTGCTTCGGAATACAATATTTCAGCCTATGCAGGCGGGCCAATGCGTGCGGTACAGGAGGAATATACCCAGGTGGTGGTATCCGACGGCTTACTGAACATTGATTTTCTGAATGCGGGTGCCAACCTGCCTTCTGTGGCTGCCATTGAAGTAGTGCCCGCGTCGGAATATATCAGCACGATCGTATTATCGCCGCTGGCCGATGTGCATGTGCGCGACAGTGAGCTGGCCGCTCAGAACTTTGGGGCTTCCGAGTTACTTGAAGTAAAGTCAGCCAACGGAAATGGAAACCGCAATACCTATCTGCAATTTTCTGTCACCGGATTGTACGAGCCCAAACTGATCATTTCGGCAAAGCTGCGTGTGTATGGTTATAACGTTGAAAATAATACGAACGTAAATGTATCTGCCTACGGGATTGATAACGACGAGTGGACCGAGTCGGGCATTAACTGGCAAAATGCACCTATGGCAGGCTTAATTCCTGAGGGTTACACGAATGTCAACGCTGAAAATAAGTACTACGAAATTGATGTGACAAACTATGTCCGCGCGCAGGTTGGAGATGACGGTTTTGTAAGCCTGATGCTTAAAAATCCAACACTTCGAAATCGCAAGCTGTATTTTCACAGTAAGGAAAATCCTTCCGGCAATGCGCCCCAGCTCGTTATTCTGACGAACGGTGCATACACGACTCCCAACCGTATGAATATGGAAAGGACAAATCCTGCAACTACCCTGAAACAGGAAAACAAAAAATCGATCATATACCCCAATCCGGTTAAAAAACAGTTGGTACTCACCCTGTCAGACAAGCACCAGGGTGCAGTGCGGTTACAGCTGATCAATGGACTGGGTACGGCTTACGAGCTTGCGGCGCCCCGTGTGAATGAGGGCAAGGTAGAAGTGGACATTTCAGGGTTGCCGCTAAGCAAAGGGATCTATCTTTTGAAAGTAGGCTCAGCTACCGCAACAGAAGTTCTCAAAGTACTCGTCACTCAGTAG
- a CDS encoding RNA polymerase sigma factor has translation MPEFVPEKNSDIDNSILMLSSRADEAAFTTLFDRYKHKLYGYLLSLTGSEMLAEDIVQDVFIKIWTDRESLADVRNFDSYLFRMSKNHAINHFRRMSQEALIISEVFKADPSQNLTDDSIALQETERLLAAAIEKLPAQQRAVYELSRHQGHSHEEIADLLKISVHTVRNHMVQAMATIRTQLRSQADVYLLAALAISLTKCPCFSA, from the coding sequence ATGCCTGAATTTGTGCCTGAAAAGAATTCTGATATCGACAACTCGATTTTAATGCTTTCATCAAGGGCAGATGAAGCCGCTTTTACAACCCTTTTTGATCGTTACAAGCATAAGCTTTATGGCTATCTGCTCAGCCTCACCGGCTCAGAAATGCTTGCGGAGGATATTGTGCAGGATGTTTTTATCAAAATTTGGACAGACCGGGAGAGCTTGGCCGATGTCAGAAACTTTGATAGTTACCTGTTCCGGATGTCGAAGAACCATGCGATCAACCACTTTCGCAGGATGTCGCAGGAGGCACTGATTATTTCCGAAGTTTTCAAGGCAGACCCTTCACAAAATCTGACCGACGACTCCATTGCATTGCAGGAAACCGAGCGCCTGCTGGCAGCGGCTATCGAGAAATTGCCCGCACAGCAAAGAGCGGTTTACGAGCTGAGCCGCCATCAGGGGCACAGCCATGAAGAAATCGCGGATCTGTTGAAAATTTCTGTTCATACGGTGCGCAACCACATGGTGCAGGCGATGGCTACGATCCGCACCCAGCTGAGAAGCCAGGCTGACGTGTACCTGCTGGCCGCCCTGGCCATTTCCCTCACCAAGTGTCCCTGTTTTTCAGCCTGA